The proteins below are encoded in one region of Parvicella tangerina:
- a CDS encoding LemA family protein, which translates to MDTFDEIIQKHMLSVKQMGILEGEIDISKEELKEISQDLGMTADDWEQVMKEADERLALAQSHMQHKSYRECLKTAQDALLLNPYILGARGLQAKSYLLLAINEEDDSYLDQAKSQAQITLDKEPKDKNALEVMATVSSKTRLSNMDKKKNPNKKLALILGVLIVALIGFVGIYFIAGSSAEEQSNSKLENVEKQLESAFEKQEALVPKVKALLSESDEDQKKRDELDYVLSELDDDLSLKDRYDLQVQLGGILSEIIYSKSMNTDSKTLDDLRVLLEGAENRIKTERKHYNDAITTNGLKTEKL; encoded by the coding sequence ATGGATACGTTTGATGAAATTATCCAGAAGCACATGCTCAGTGTTAAGCAAATGGGCATTCTGGAAGGTGAGATAGACATTTCAAAAGAAGAACTCAAAGAGATCAGTCAAGATCTTGGAATGACAGCAGACGACTGGGAGCAGGTGATGAAAGAAGCCGATGAAAGGCTTGCTCTTGCACAATCTCATATGCAGCATAAGAGTTATCGAGAATGTTTAAAAACTGCGCAAGATGCCCTATTACTTAACCCTTATATTCTTGGAGCGAGAGGTCTTCAGGCCAAGTCTTACTTGTTATTAGCCATCAACGAAGAGGATGATTCGTACCTCGATCAAGCTAAATCACAGGCTCAAATTACGCTGGACAAAGAACCGAAGGACAAAAATGCATTAGAGGTCATGGCTACAGTAAGTAGTAAAACGCGTTTGTCCAATATGGATAAAAAGAAAAACCCAAACAAAAAGCTAGCACTGATATTGGGGGTTCTTATTGTAGCATTGATCGGCTTTGTAGGCATATATTTTATCGCTGGCAGCTCCGCTGAAGAACAAAGCAATAGCAAGTTGGAAAACGTAGAAAAACAACTAGAAAGTGCTTTTGAAAAGCAAGAAGCTCTGGTCCCAAAAGTAAAAGCCCTGCTATCTGAATCAGATGAAGATCAGAAAAAACGTGATGAACTGGACTACGTTCTCTCAGAGTTGGATGATGACCTTTCTCTGAAAGACCGCTACGATCTCCAGGTTCAACTAGGTGGAATTTTATCCGAAATCATTTACAGCAAGAGCATGAATACGGATTCAAAAACGTTGGATGATCTTCGGGTTCTCCTTGAAGGTGCGGAGAATAGGATAAAAACGGAACGCAAGCACTATAACGATGCCATTACCACCAACGGACTTAAAACTGAAAAACTATAG
- a CDS encoding leucine-rich repeat domain-containing protein, protein MRTLLLALILLASVVSTAQVEVDLDTCKTYKSIEEAMKHPEDVFILDLSKHKLKVVPEVISKMTNLRVLDLSKNKLSQLPSSLNSLTQLEEINLNRNYFKTFPVVLVELTHLKKIVISQNDVYGIPYDIKNLQQLEVLDMWSTNLYEIPDSMSELKNLKVFDLRVIQFSDEEKERISKLLPNTKIHFSNSCNCSN, encoded by the coding sequence ATGAGAACACTTCTTTTAGCTTTAATACTCCTGGCTTCTGTTGTTTCAACTGCTCAAGTTGAGGTTGATTTGGACACTTGTAAAACCTATAAGTCAATTGAAGAAGCAATGAAACATCCAGAGGACGTTTTCATTCTCGATCTTAGTAAACATAAACTTAAGGTTGTTCCGGAGGTTATTTCAAAAATGACTAACCTGAGGGTTTTAGACCTTTCTAAAAACAAACTTTCTCAGTTGCCCTCATCTCTAAACAGCCTGACTCAATTGGAGGAGATTAACCTGAATCGCAATTACTTTAAAACATTCCCAGTTGTTTTAGTTGAACTAACTCATCTAAAAAAAATCGTTATCAGTCAAAACGATGTATACGGAATTCCTTACGACATCAAAAACTTACAGCAACTTGAAGTTCTGGATATGTGGAGTACAAACCTATATGAAATTCCAGACAGCATGTCTGAACTTAAAAACCTCAAGGTATTCGACCTTCGAGTAATTCAATTCAGTGATGAAGAAAAAGAGAGGATCTCAAAGTTGTTGCCCAACACAAAAATCCACTTTTCCAATAGTTGTAATTGCAGTAATTAA
- a CDS encoding UDP-glucose dehydrogenase family protein, which yields MKIAVVGTGYVGLVTGTCFAETGNDVICVDIDIEKVEKMRAGVVPIYEPHLDVIFERNIKQNRLSFTTNLEEAVEQAQIIFLALPTPPGEDGSADLSYILGVAEELGKMIKEYKVIVDKSTVPVGTADKVKETIAKHANVDFDVVSNPEFLREGFAVDDFLKPDRVVVGTESAKARKVMEELYKPFVRQGNPIIFMDEKSAELTKYAANSFLATKITFMNEIANYCELIGANVDDVRRGMGTDTRIGNRFLFPGIGYGGSCFPKDVQALAKSGKETAYDFSIINSVMDVNHKQKYVLAEKVKAYFGSDLKGKKLALWGLAFKPDTDDIREAPALYMIDELTKAGAEITAFDPEAMDNVKALLGDKIKYASNQYEALEDADALLIATEWQVFRTPDFDRISDKLKAKVIFDGRNLYDLVDMRNKGYYYNSIGRRTITND from the coding sequence ATGAAAATTGCAGTAGTTGGTACAGGTTATGTTGGATTGGTTACGGGTACATGTTTTGCGGAAACAGGAAATGACGTAATTTGTGTGGACATTGACATAGAAAAGGTAGAAAAAATGAGAGCCGGTGTGGTGCCAATTTATGAACCTCATCTGGATGTTATTTTTGAGAGAAATATTAAACAAAACAGACTAAGCTTTACTACAAATTTAGAGGAAGCAGTTGAGCAGGCACAGATCATTTTTTTAGCGCTTCCAACACCTCCCGGAGAAGATGGTTCCGCTGATTTGTCCTACATTCTTGGTGTTGCTGAGGAATTGGGTAAAATGATCAAGGAGTATAAGGTCATTGTAGATAAAAGTACTGTTCCAGTTGGAACTGCAGATAAAGTGAAAGAAACGATTGCGAAGCATGCGAATGTGGATTTTGACGTAGTTTCAAATCCTGAGTTTTTGCGAGAAGGCTTTGCAGTCGATGACTTTTTGAAGCCAGACAGAGTGGTAGTAGGTACTGAATCTGCCAAGGCAAGAAAAGTGATGGAAGAGTTGTATAAGCCTTTTGTTAGACAAGGGAACCCCATCATTTTTATGGATGAGAAGTCGGCTGAACTGACTAAGTATGCTGCGAATTCATTCTTAGCGACTAAGATTACCTTTATGAATGAAATAGCCAATTATTGTGAGCTGATTGGTGCGAATGTTGATGACGTGAGAAGAGGAATGGGAACGGATACCCGAATTGGTAATAGATTCTTATTTCCAGGTATTGGATATGGTGGCTCGTGTTTTCCTAAAGATGTTCAGGCATTGGCAAAGTCGGGCAAAGAAACAGCATACGATTTTTCTATAATTAACTCTGTCATGGATGTTAACCACAAACAAAAGTATGTGTTGGCAGAAAAGGTGAAGGCGTATTTTGGTTCGGATTTAAAAGGAAAGAAACTGGCACTTTGGGGCCTTGCTTTTAAACCAGATACAGATGATATTAGAGAAGCACCTGCACTTTACATGATTGATGAGTTGACCAAAGCAGGAGCAGAGATCACAGCATTTGATCCAGAAGCAATGGATAACGTAAAAGCTCTTTTGGGAGATAAGATTAAATATGCAAGTAACCAATATGAAGCGTTAGAAGATGCAGATGCTCTTCTTATAGCTACGGAGTGGCAGGTGTTTAGAACACCTGATTTTGACCGGATCAGCGATAAGCTTAAAGCGAAGGTGATCTTTGATGGAAGAAATTTGTACGATTTGGTAGATATGAGAAATAAAGGTTATTATTATAATAGCATCGGAAGACGAACAATTACAAATGACTAA
- a CDS encoding LysE family translocator, with product MGTLLLNGILSGVILSFLIGPVFFVLLEASIKKGPINAIFIDIGVLISDILYLLLAYFFAQEVLEKLHDNEYVKYIAGAIFIGMGVVAILKRDKPQKKKEINVDEVLDEVDGVKDGVANLPKKFNGKIAIGLILKGIGLNAINPGVLLYWIAACTAATEQLQITEGQMFYYFTTTLSTMFGMDMLKIYFAGKLKSKLNEKTISYISLVIGGIFIFFGILFFFRDI from the coding sequence GTGGGGACCTTGTTATTAAACGGCATATTATCTGGAGTTATACTGAGTTTTCTTATTGGTCCAGTCTTTTTTGTCCTTCTTGAAGCAAGCATCAAAAAAGGTCCAATCAATGCGATATTTATCGATATTGGTGTTCTCATAAGTGATATTCTTTACCTTCTTCTAGCCTACTTTTTTGCGCAAGAAGTGCTTGAAAAATTGCATGATAACGAGTATGTCAAATACATTGCTGGTGCCATATTCATCGGAATGGGTGTTGTGGCAATTCTGAAACGTGACAAACCACAGAAGAAAAAAGAAATTAACGTAGATGAAGTTCTTGATGAAGTAGACGGAGTAAAAGACGGTGTAGCTAATCTACCAAAGAAGTTCAACGGAAAAATTGCCATCGGTTTGATCCTTAAGGGAATCGGACTTAACGCCATTAATCCTGGTGTTCTTTTATACTGGATTGCAGCTTGTACAGCGGCTACAGAACAACTTCAAATTACTGAGGGACAGATGTTCTACTATTTTACCACTACGCTCTCTACTATGTTTGGAATGGATATGCTTAAAATTTATTTTGCTGGTAAATTGAAGAGCAAGCTTAATGAAAAAACGATTAGCTACATTTCCCTTGTGATTGGTGGCATTTTTATCTTTTTTGGAATTCTTTTCTTCTTCAGAGATATCTGA
- a CDS encoding TPM domain-containing protein: protein MIRAFIGIILLIFNLSFFGQIYLTVNEVPKPHECNTVFVSDPEGFIDANSEARINNMLNYISDEYDFEVAVVVLNSIDKKDALDFATDLGNHWNIGNGEKGIVLLVVISDKNMAIATGYVSEKYISDEKTKQIQEEIIIPYFKNGQYSRGIYHGVVELQEIISHINY, encoded by the coding sequence ATGATAAGAGCCTTTATCGGAATAATACTCTTAATATTTAATCTAAGTTTCTTTGGACAAATCTATCTTACTGTAAATGAAGTTCCGAAACCACACGAGTGTAATACCGTATTTGTCTCTGACCCGGAAGGCTTTATTGATGCTAACTCTGAAGCAAGGATAAATAATATGCTTAACTATATAAGTGATGAATACGATTTCGAAGTGGCCGTTGTTGTTTTAAATTCAATTGACAAAAAAGACGCTTTGGATTTTGCAACGGACCTCGGAAACCATTGGAATATAGGAAATGGCGAGAAAGGCATCGTCTTACTAGTCGTAATCTCAGACAAAAATATGGCGATTGCAACAGGTTATGTCTCTGAAAAATACATTTCAGATGAAAAAACCAAACAAATACAAGAAGAGATCATCATACCTTATTTCAAAAATGGACAATACTCCAGAGGTATTTACCATGGTGTTGTTGAACTTCAAGAGATAATTAGTCACATTAATTACTAA
- a CDS encoding GyrI-like domain-containing protein, with protein sequence MKKTIYSLLACSLLLSSCVETETAETSQESSSVQSTTAANDPSSTEQNESPLPDGWEKTTNETITYLAIKDTVVGADWSNFSNDLGENYGKIVTYMTENNIEQGGMPLTQWLTFEESGNSIYTAGIPVAPDTKPGPAMEIVTIPAGNAFKYIHKGAYDATEAAHESINKYMYSTGNTPIGAPWEIYVTDPGMEPDTSKWVTEIWYPIGE encoded by the coding sequence ATGAAAAAAACAATCTATTCCTTGCTTGCATGCTCACTTCTTTTGTCAAGCTGCGTTGAGACAGAAACAGCAGAAACTAGTCAGGAAAGCTCGTCAGTGCAATCTACCACAGCTGCAAACGACCCAAGTTCAACCGAACAAAACGAATCTCCTCTTCCTGATGGTTGGGAAAAAACCACCAATGAAACCATTACTTATCTAGCTATAAAAGACACGGTAGTTGGTGCTGACTGGTCTAACTTTAGTAATGACTTGGGTGAGAACTATGGGAAAATCGTCACTTATATGACCGAAAACAATATTGAACAAGGAGGTATGCCACTTACACAATGGCTAACTTTTGAAGAATCTGGCAACTCTATTTATACGGCTGGGATTCCCGTAGCACCTGACACCAAACCAGGGCCTGCAATGGAAATCGTGACAATACCAGCTGGAAACGCTTTTAAGTACATTCATAAAGGGGCTTATGACGCCACAGAAGCTGCTCATGAGTCAATCAATAAATATATGTATAGCACTGGAAATACGCCAATAGGTGCACCCTGGGAAATCTACGTTACTGATCCAGGTATGGAGCCAGATACCAGTAAATGGGTAACTGAAATCTGGTATCCAATTGGAGAATAA
- a CDS encoding DegT/DnrJ/EryC1/StrS family aminotransferase codes for MSKLHMVDLIGQYNKIQREIDEAVINVIRSSAYINGPEVKAFQRELEEYLGVKHVIPCANGTDALQVSMMALGLQPGDEVITASFTYVATAEVIALLKLTPVLVDVDPVTFNIDVDALEAAITPRTKAIVPVHLFGQCANMEKIMEVAQKHDLYVIEDTAQAIGADYTFSDGTTKKAGTIGTIGCTSFFPSKNLGCFGDGGAIFCNDDELATKIRQVANHGQSKQYVHDEVGVNSRLDSIQAAILRIKLRHLDEYNAARNQAAMYYNEQLDCEEIIVPETSSNSTHVFHQYTLRCKGVNRDELKAYLNEREIPCMIYYPIPLHHQKAYKQERFTDEDYPVTMELCNTVISLPIHTEMTKEGQDVVINGIKEFLKR; via the coding sequence ATGAGCAAATTACACATGGTTGACCTTATTGGTCAGTACAATAAAATTCAAAGGGAAATTGATGAGGCTGTGATCAACGTTATACGTTCATCTGCTTATATCAATGGACCGGAAGTTAAGGCATTTCAAAGAGAGTTAGAGGAGTATTTGGGTGTTAAACATGTCATTCCCTGTGCAAACGGGACAGATGCTTTGCAGGTTTCAATGATGGCTCTTGGCTTGCAGCCGGGAGATGAAGTGATTACGGCTTCTTTCACTTATGTGGCTACAGCAGAAGTTATCGCACTGCTGAAGTTGACACCAGTTTTGGTAGATGTAGACCCGGTTACGTTCAATATTGATGTGGATGCATTAGAAGCTGCGATTACTCCTAGAACTAAGGCTATCGTGCCAGTTCATTTGTTTGGCCAGTGCGCCAATATGGAAAAGATTATGGAGGTTGCGCAAAAACATGATTTATACGTCATTGAAGATACGGCTCAGGCAATTGGTGCAGACTATACTTTTTCGGATGGAACGACTAAGAAGGCGGGAACAATTGGAACGATTGGTTGTACTTCCTTTTTTCCTTCGAAGAACTTAGGTTGCTTTGGAGATGGAGGGGCTATATTCTGCAACGATGATGAACTAGCAACTAAGATTCGTCAAGTGGCTAACCATGGACAGAGTAAACAATATGTTCATGATGAGGTAGGTGTAAACTCCAGATTGGATAGTATTCAGGCGGCCATATTGAGAATTAAACTGAGACATTTAGATGAATACAATGCGGCAAGAAATCAAGCAGCTATGTATTACAATGAGCAACTGGATTGTGAGGAAATTATTGTGCCTGAAACATCATCGAACTCCACACATGTGTTTCACCAATATACGCTCAGATGCAAGGGTGTAAATAGAGATGAATTGAAAGCGTATTTGAATGAACGAGAAATTCCGTGTATGATCTATTATCCCATTCCTTTGCACCATCAAAAGGCATACAAGCAGGAGAGGTTTACAGATGAAGATTATCCTGTCACTATGGAGTTGTGTAATACAGTTATCTCACTTCCAATTCATACGGAGATGACTAAAGAAGGTCAGGATGTAGTTATTAATGGTATCAAAGAATTTTTAAAGAGATAA
- a CDS encoding TPM domain-containing protein, which translates to MKKFKLLTLFLLIYLTNAAQTYYSPEEIPDPKEYGDGFVSDPDGFISSTDEDYLNDIIKNIQEEKGFEVAVVVVNSIDNKAVLPFATDLGNLWGVGKGDRGIVILAAISDRNLAIATGYETEQFIPDLVTQEIQQEEIIPYFKLEDYGQGLITGLEVIEAIVLGEDVPDYVEEAQQKQKNVKIWEYIAMGVGGLLILLTILVSPKLKTVITNAIILVAAVVVSLIAYFVFLKESYTASVIFDGSVILGFIAIAVNAFIVVKNETSAIWPYAVLISCVVGVPLTGLYLYGYTAIVFFYLSGAGIIFGMFLLTYLITLFQKDPYHKFHTIKVFKLDVFAYVFPFPMYVVDLFVENQLESWRNRVRYSKKTGLEMHKLDEEKDNKYLEKGQVAEEKVKSVDYDVWVSGEPEDILILKYTTWFSKYSTCSKCKYKTWYLVYDKTISAATYSSSGTGEKKRACSHCGHQRITRYTIPRKTPPSSSSSSSGGYSSSSSSGGSWGGGSFGGGGSSSSW; encoded by the coding sequence ATGAAAAAATTCAAGCTATTAACACTTTTTCTTCTTATCTACCTAACTAATGCAGCACAAACCTATTACTCACCCGAAGAAATACCAGACCCAAAAGAATATGGTGACGGTTTTGTTAGCGACCCAGACGGATTTATCTCATCCACCGATGAAGATTACCTAAACGATATCATCAAAAACATTCAAGAAGAAAAAGGTTTTGAAGTGGCTGTAGTGGTGGTCAACTCTATCGACAATAAGGCTGTTCTACCTTTTGCTACGGATCTTGGTAATCTATGGGGAGTAGGAAAGGGAGATCGAGGTATTGTTATTTTGGCGGCAATTTCAGATCGGAATCTAGCTATTGCAACGGGATATGAAACGGAACAATTTATTCCAGATTTGGTTACACAAGAAATTCAGCAAGAAGAAATCATTCCTTATTTTAAGCTTGAGGATTACGGACAAGGATTAATTACTGGCCTGGAGGTGATAGAAGCTATCGTGCTGGGTGAAGATGTCCCCGATTATGTAGAAGAAGCTCAGCAGAAACAAAAAAACGTAAAAATCTGGGAGTATATAGCTATGGGGGTTGGTGGACTATTAATCCTTCTGACCATACTGGTAAGTCCAAAACTCAAAACAGTAATTACCAATGCTATTATTCTTGTTGCGGCAGTGGTTGTGAGCCTTATTGCCTATTTCGTTTTCCTAAAAGAAAGTTACACCGCATCCGTTATTTTTGACGGGTCTGTCATTTTAGGCTTTATTGCCATAGCCGTCAACGCGTTCATTGTAGTTAAAAATGAAACGAGTGCAATCTGGCCTTATGCTGTCTTGATCTCTTGTGTCGTAGGCGTTCCACTGACTGGACTTTATCTTTATGGTTATACCGCTATTGTTTTCTTCTACTTATCTGGCGCAGGAATAATTTTTGGTATGTTCTTGCTCACTTATCTTATCACCTTGTTCCAGAAAGATCCTTACCATAAGTTTCACACGATCAAGGTTTTTAAATTAGATGTTTTTGCCTACGTCTTCCCATTTCCAATGTACGTGGTTGATTTGTTTGTAGAAAACCAATTGGAATCTTGGAGAAACCGAGTAAGATATAGCAAAAAAACAGGTTTAGAAATGCATAAACTTGACGAAGAAAAGGATAACAAATATCTCGAAAAAGGACAGGTTGCAGAAGAAAAAGTAAAATCCGTTGACTATGACGTTTGGGTTTCAGGAGAACCAGAAGACATTCTCATTCTAAAGTACACCACTTGGTTTAGTAAATACAGCACTTGCAGTAAGTGTAAATATAAAACCTGGTATTTAGTGTATGACAAAACAATTTCAGCTGCAACCTACTCTTCTTCAGGAACGGGAGAAAAGAAAAGGGCTTGTTCTCACTGCGGACATCAACGAATCACCCGATATACCATACCAAGAAAAACTCCACCGAGTAGCAGTTCTTCAAGCAGTGGTGGATACAGTTCCAGCTCTTCAAGCGGAGGCTCGTGGGGAGGAGGAAGCTTTGGAGGAGGAGGATCTTCAAGTAGTTGGTAA
- a CDS encoding YceI family protein: MKKITYILPLFVAALLISCGGEETTTEDTSPETSQEKEGTTSDETTTTNLYSIDPSTAAVKWTGFKTPEKIGVDGEFKTFSLSGYNNNAPSIWELMTGTEITLDISSTKTGDEARDGKIINSFFGSMTNTEQIVASITTMEANADDQSKGIAQVEISMNDVTFTQGMSWTYREDLGMFILSGVVNVSDWNAITALDKLTEVCFEKHQGKTWPDVEVRANVKVTVAPAEGV, translated from the coding sequence ATGAAAAAAATCACTTATATCCTACCATTGTTTGTTGCTGCGCTATTGATTAGCTGCGGAGGTGAAGAAACTACGACAGAAGATACTTCTCCTGAAACTTCTCAAGAGAAGGAAGGAACAACTTCAGACGAAACCACTACAACTAACCTGTATAGTATTGACCCTTCTACCGCTGCTGTGAAGTGGACAGGTTTTAAGACACCAGAAAAAATTGGTGTAGATGGTGAGTTCAAAACATTCAGCTTATCGGGCTACAACAACAATGCTCCTTCAATTTGGGAATTAATGACAGGGACAGAAATTACGCTAGATATCAGCTCAACTAAAACGGGTGATGAAGCAAGAGACGGAAAAATCATCAACTCTTTCTTTGGATCGATGACCAATACAGAACAAATTGTTGCTTCAATCACTACAATGGAGGCCAATGCTGACGACCAATCTAAGGGTATTGCTCAAGTAGAAATAAGCATGAATGATGTTACCTTTACGCAGGGAATGTCTTGGACCTATAGAGAAGACTTGGGCATGTTCATTCTTAGTGGAGTAGTCAATGTATCAGATTGGAATGCCATCACCGCTTTGGATAAGTTGACTGAAGTTTGTTTTGAAAAACATCAAGGAAAAACATGGCCTGATGTAGAGGTGCGAGCAAATGTTAAGGTAACAGTAGCTCCTGCCGAAGGTGTTTAG
- a CDS encoding vWA domain-containing protein, translating into MRSLILLFILFCAAPQFLGQIKFDSNPFDLGIITAAGSDYVDIPVKNEGNEKIFIFRIDADKRFQIRYSSKTLLPDSTVYIRILFTPEKKGIINEKLPVHFSHLSDPVDLKLNGFCEEVPKSNAITCPSFQQQNINTSLEHEFTVKVIEESTGKPIEDAHVEFIQNGVKTESVTTNKKGTHTQKQKLGYYYFIASHEDYNSNELGTYINRKNNLVIIPLSRKEVTTIIPPQEEVDEVETEEIIVHTISEEDTANNSPNYVEQYPDFPLADYKPNNIVFLVDVSSSMNFAGKIDLLKASMIELTKILRPIDKITLVAYASSAEVIMETTSVENTDTLIDIIQNLKPKGMTAGGEGMKLAYSKACNAMIPDGNNQIIMATDGVFNMGEENVNKLARKYHKKGVTVSVIGIKNREFHEESMRQLSEDGGGNYTNIQNYSQAQETLIEEIKTQSRRN; encoded by the coding sequence ATGAGAAGTTTGATTCTATTATTTATTCTCTTTTGTGCTGCCCCACAATTTTTAGGGCAGATAAAGTTTGACAGTAACCCTTTTGATCTAGGTATCATCACTGCAGCTGGATCCGATTATGTGGATATCCCTGTAAAAAACGAAGGAAACGAGAAGATCTTTATCTTTAGAATTGATGCCGACAAGCGATTTCAAATTCGCTACAGTTCTAAAACGCTCCTACCAGACAGCACTGTTTATATTCGCATTCTTTTCACTCCGGAGAAAAAAGGAATCATCAATGAGAAATTACCCGTCCATTTTAGTCATTTATCAGATCCTGTAGATTTAAAACTTAATGGTTTTTGCGAAGAAGTTCCAAAATCTAATGCTATTACCTGTCCTAGCTTCCAACAACAAAACATTAACACCTCTCTGGAACACGAGTTCACAGTTAAAGTAATTGAAGAATCCACAGGCAAGCCTATTGAAGATGCACATGTGGAATTCATTCAAAATGGTGTTAAAACGGAATCCGTTACCACTAATAAAAAAGGAACTCATACTCAGAAGCAAAAACTCGGCTACTACTATTTTATCGCAAGTCATGAAGATTACAACTCTAATGAACTCGGCACTTATATTAACCGTAAAAATAATTTGGTGATCATTCCGCTCAGCAGAAAAGAAGTTACAACAATTATTCCTCCTCAAGAAGAAGTTGATGAAGTGGAAACTGAAGAAATTATCGTTCACACCATATCGGAAGAAGACACTGCGAATAATTCTCCAAATTACGTTGAACAGTACCCAGACTTCCCCTTAGCGGATTATAAGCCGAACAATATTGTATTTTTGGTTGATGTCTCTTCTTCGATGAATTTTGCTGGTAAAATAGACTTGTTAAAAGCGAGCATGATTGAACTCACAAAGATCTTAAGGCCCATTGATAAGATTACACTGGTTGCTTACGCCAGCAGTGCTGAAGTCATCATGGAAACAACTTCTGTAGAGAATACGGACACCTTGATCGACATCATTCAAAACTTGAAACCCAAGGGAATGACGGCTGGAGGAGAAGGCATGAAACTAGCCTACTCTAAAGCTTGTAATGCGATGATTCCAGATGGAAACAATCAAATCATTATGGCCACGGATGGCGTTTTCAATATGGGTGAAGAAAATGTCAATAAACTTGCCAGAAAATACCATAAGAAGGGGGTTACCGTTTCGGTTATTGGCATTAAAAACAGAGAGTTTCATGAAGAGAGCATGCGCCAACTATCAGAAGATGGTGGAGGAAATTACACGAATATTCAAAACTATTCTCAAGCTCAAGAAACTTTAATAGAGGAGATCAAAACTCAATCAAGAAGAAATTAA
- a CDS encoding BaiN/RdsA family NAD(P)/FAD-dependent oxidoreductase produces the protein MTKIAIIGGGAGGFFTAINTAEKHSDYDITIFEKGKNVLGKVKVSGGGRCNVTHACFEPKELVKFYPRGTKELLGPFHSFMTGDTMEWFEKRGVALKIEEDNRVFPVSDDSQSIIDCLQEEIRRLGIKVKTQSTVTDITPLEKGWSISVNGTEEKFDKVVIATGGNSQSVWSELEKLGYKIIEPIPSLFTFNTKDTRFRNLSGLVVKDASVKISGTKFLEQGPVLITHWGLSGPGILKLSSVGARHLHEKNYQFQIQVDWAFSFDKETVEGTFKSQRSSNPKKTIHNSPLFDIPKRFWHSLLQFCQISDQKIWAELGKKEKNKLTEAIKNSTISIHGKSTNKEEFVTCGGVDLKQINFTKFESKLHPNLFFVGEVLDIDALTGGFNFQAAWTGGWVVAQNI, from the coding sequence TTGACTAAAATTGCCATCATAGGAGGAGGAGCTGGAGGATTTTTCACAGCTATTAATACAGCTGAAAAGCATTCAGATTACGACATTACGATCTTCGAAAAGGGAAAAAATGTTCTAGGCAAAGTAAAAGTAAGTGGAGGTGGAAGGTGTAATGTTACTCACGCTTGCTTCGAACCTAAAGAGCTGGTAAAATTCTATCCCCGAGGAACCAAAGAGCTACTAGGACCGTTTCACTCGTTCATGACAGGCGATACCATGGAATGGTTTGAAAAACGAGGAGTTGCACTGAAGATCGAAGAAGACAACCGAGTCTTTCCCGTTTCTGATGACTCACAAAGTATTATTGATTGCCTCCAAGAGGAAATTAGAAGATTGGGAATCAAGGTGAAGACACAAAGCACTGTTACTGATATCACTCCACTTGAAAAAGGATGGTCAATATCAGTAAATGGCACTGAAGAAAAGTTTGATAAAGTAGTTATTGCGACAGGGGGAAATAGTCAGTCGGTATGGAGTGAGTTAGAGAAATTGGGCTACAAAATTATTGAACCCATACCTTCTTTATTCACTTTCAACACCAAAGACACACGATTTAGAAACTTGAGTGGATTAGTCGTTAAAGATGCTTCTGTTAAGATCTCGGGAACAAAGTTTTTAGAGCAAGGGCCCGTTTTAATTACACACTGGGGATTGAGTGGTCCGGGTATACTTAAACTTTCCTCTGTTGGCGCTAGACATTTACATGAAAAGAATTACCAATTCCAAATTCAGGTAGACTGGGCATTTTCTTTCGACAAAGAAACAGTAGAGGGCACTTTTAAATCTCAAAGAAGTTCTAATCCCAAAAAGACCATTCACAATTCCCCGCTCTTCGACATCCCAAAACGATTCTGGCATTCGCTACTTCAGTTCTGCCAGATCTCAGATCAAAAAATATGGGCGGAACTAGGTAAGAAAGAGAAAAACAAGCTAACTGAAGCCATCAAAAATTCGACAATTAGCATCCACGGAAAGAGCACGAATAAAGAAGAATTTGTGACATGTGGTGGTGTTGATCTTAAACAAATCAACTTCACTAAATTTGAAAGTAAGCTTCATCCAAACTTATTCTTTGTAGGTGAAGTATTGGACATCGATGCGTTAACGGGTGGATTTAATTTTCAGGCGGCCTGGACAGGTGGATGGGTGGTCGCTCAAAATATCTAG